ACGGTCGCCGACCTCCACCGAGATTCCCTGCTGGACGTTGACCCGACCGCCGGGGATACGCTCGCGGAGAGCTCCGATGGTGCGGGACGCGCCGCCGCCCAGACCGTGTACGCCGGACACCTCGCGAGCTGCCATGCCGGCGATCTTCGACACGACGACGTCGGCGACAGACGTCCGTCCGTGGTCGGTGAACAGTTCAGAGTCGACGGAGTTGTCGTCCTGGACAGCGGGGGTGTTCGCCTTGCCGGAGTTGTTGCTGGAGTCGTTGTCACTCATAGGGGGCCTCACTGTTCTCGATGGTGCTGAATGAAGGTGTGAGCGCCAGCGTACTCACTTTTCACGGGTGTGCTGGTGACGGCGCGGGGCTCCACCAGTTCAGGGGAGGGAAGACGGATTTGAAGGAACAGGACCTTCGTGGTTAAATAGCGGACGTTGCTTTGACATTGCGTCTGAGCGCCATTGCTTTATGCCTCGTCATCAGGCCGTATCGGAACCGATGGTGGGGAGAGTGGTGGTGTGAGACGGCGCAGATGGTGAAGTGAGCATGAACCATCATCGGCAGGGTGCCTCGGATCGGAAATATTTCCATCCGGGGTGGAACTGTCGTGCGGTAACCCACGCGGAGACGGCGGACACGCCCGACCGCGGGGACCGGAGTGGGGCATGGCAAATAAACAGCGGCAGTAAGTGAAGATCCCGACCATCACGTTGGAGGGGCTCTTCCTCACTATGATTCGACGGTCGCCGGGGAGTACTCCAGTGCCGGTCGGACGGATCCCGTGTTTGCCATCGCTTTCGCGACGGTGCCCCGGGAGACCGTGAGACCAATCGAAGTCATAACTGGCGACTGTGCCAGGCCTCCGGCCGGACAGCGTTGACATTGAAAAGAAGTTCCCTCGGACCCGGGTCACCGGGCGAGGGGGACACGAGGAAGAGGACTAGCGTGGCGGGACAGAAGATCCGCATCAGGCTCAAGGCCTACGATCACGAGGCAATCGACGCTTCTGCGAAGAAGATCGTCGAAACGGTCACCCGTACCGGTGCTCGTGTGGTCGGCCCTGTGCCTCTGCCCACTGAGAAGAACGTGTACTGCGTCATCCGCTCGCCGCACAAGTACAAGGACTCGCGCGAGCACTTCGAGATGCGCACCCACAAGCGCCTGATCGACATTCTCGACCCGACGCCGAAGACCGTTGACGCCCTGATGCGCATCGATCTGCCGGCAAGCGTCGACGTCAACATCCAGTGATCTCGTCAGAGATTGTGGACTTGAGTCTGAACTGAGGCAGCGGAGACTGAATTATGAGTGAAAACGAGATCAAGGGCATCCTGGGCAAGAAGCTCGGCATGACCCAGATCTTCGACGAGGACAACCGGGTCGTTCCGGTCACCGTCGTCGAGGCTGGGCCGTGCGTCGTCACCCAGGTGCGCACCAAGGACATCGACGGCTACGACGCCGTCCAGATCGCCTACGGCGACATTGACCCGCGCAAGGTCAACAAGCCGCAGGCAGGTCATTTCAAGAAGGCCGGTGTGACCCCGCGCCGCCACGTGACGGAACTCCGCGTCGATGACGCCTCCGCTTACGAGGTCGGCCAGGACATCACCGCAGAACTGTTCAGTGAGGTCAACTTCGTTGATGTCACCGGCACCTCCAAGGGTAAGGGCTACGCCGGCGCCATGAAGCGTCACGGCTTCGCCGGCCAGGGCGCCTCCCACGGTAACCAGGCTGCTCACCGCCGCGTCGGTGGCATCGGCGCCTGCGCCACCCCGGGTCGTGTCTTCAAGGGCACCCGGATGGCAGGCCGTATGGGCAACGAGCGCGTCACCCTGCAGAACCTGAAGGTCGCAAAGCTGGACCTCGAGTCCAACCTGCTCCTCATCAAGGGTGCCATCCCCGGAGTTAACGGCGGTATCGTCACCGTCAAGACCGCAGTGAAGGGCGGTGCACACGCATGAGCAATCTGACCCTCAACGTCCAGACCGCTGACGGTGCCACCAACGGCTCGGTCGAGCTGCCCGCGTCCATCTTCGACGTGGAGCCGTCCGTTCCGCTGATGCACCAGGTCGTCGTGGCCCAGCTGGCCGCGAAGCGCCAGGGCACCCACGCCACCAAGACCCGCGGCGACGTCCGTGGTGGTGGCCGCAAGCCGTTCCGCCAGAAGGGAACCGGTCGCGCCCGCCAGGGTTCGATCCGCGCCCCCCACTACACCGGTGGTGGCACGGTCCACGGTCCGCAGCCGCGCGACTACGACCAGCGGACCCCCAAGAAGATGAAGGCAGCCGCCCTGCGCGGTGCCCTCACCGACCGCGTCCGCAACGAGCGCATCCACCTGGTGGAGGAGCTCGTCGCAGGCCAGACTCCGTCGACCAAGGCCGCGCGGACGTTCATCGAGCGTCTCACCGACCGGAAGTCCGTCCTGGTCGTCCTCGGTCGCGAGGACGTCACGGCGTGGAAGTCGGCCAACAACCTGCCGAACGTCCACACCCTGGCCTTCGATCAGCTCAACACCTACGACGTTCTGAACGCAGATGACATCGTGTTCTCCGTCGAGGCGCTCAACGGCTTCATCGCCGTGGCTGACACCGCCAAGGCCGCAGCCAAGGAGGAGGCAAAGTGAGCACCATCGCCGACCCCCGGGACATCATCGTCGCACCCGTCGTCTCCGAGAAGTCCTACGGACTCATGGAGCAGAACGTCTACACGTTCCTGGTGAACCCGGACTCCAACAAGACCCAGATCAAGATTGCCGTCGAGCAGATCTTCGGTGTGAAGGTCGCCAGCGTCAATACCCTCAACCGCGTGGGCAAGCGCAAGCGTTCCCGCACCGGTTACGGTCAGCGCAAGGCCACCAAGCGCGCCATGGTGACCCTGGTCGCCGGCAGCGATCCCATCGACATCTTCGGTGGTGCGACCGCCTAGCGGCCGCGGACACCGACAGGTAAAGAGAGAGCAGAAGTATGGCTATTCGCAAGTACAAGCCGACTACGCCGGGTCGCCGCCAGAGCTCCGTTTCCGAATTCGACGAGATCACTCGCTCGACGCCGGAGAAGTCTCTGCTGCGCCCGCTGTCGAAGACCGGCGGCCGCAACGTCCACGGCCACATCACCACCCGTCACAAGGGTGGCGGTCACAAGCGCCGCTACCGTGTCATCGACTTCCGTCGCAATGACAAAGACGGCATCACCGCCAAGGTCGCGCACATCGAGTACGACCCCAACCGCACCGCGAACATCGCGCTGCTGCACTACGTCGACGGCGAGAAGCGTTACATCATCGCTCCCCGCGGCCTGACGCAGGGCACGATCGTCGAGTCCGGTTCGGGCGCCGACATCAAGCCGGGCAACAACCTGCCGCTGCGCAACATCCCGACCGGTACGACCATCCACGCCGTGGAGCTCAAGCCGGGCGGCGGTGCCAAGATGGCCCGTTCCGCCGGTGCCTCGGTCCAGCTGCTGGGTAAGGAAGGCAAGTACGCCATCCTGCGTATGCCCTCCACCGAGATCCGTCGCGTCGACATCCGCTGCCGCGCCACCGTCGGTCAGGTCGGCAACGTCGACCAGATCAACATCCGCTGGGGCAAGGCTGGCCGTCTGCGCTGGAAGGGCGTCCGCCCGACCGTCCGTGGTGTTGTCATGAACCCGGTCGACCACCCGCACGGTGGTGGTGAGGGTAAGACCTCCGGTGGTCGCCACCCGGTCTCCCCGTGGGGTCAGCCTGAGGGCCGTACCCGCAAGCCCAACCGTCCGAGCGACAAGCTGATCGTCCGCCGTCGCCGCAACAACAAGAACAAGAAGCGCTAAAGGAGGTAGTTGAGAATGCCACGCAGCCTCAAGAAGGGCCCGTTCGTCGACGAACACCTCCTCGCGAAGGTGGACGTTCAGAACGACGCCGGCAGCAAGAAGGTCATCAAGACCTGGTCCCGCCGGTCAACCATCCTTCCCGATTTCATCGGTCACACTTTCGCCGTCCACGACGGTCGGAAGCACGTCCCGGTGTTCATCGACGACTCGATGGTCGGTCACAAGTTGGGCGAGTTCGCCCCGACCAAGACCTTCAAGGGTCACATCAAGGATGACAAGAAGGGTCGGCGATAGACATGTCTGACACCGCTGTCAACAACGCACGCGCAACCGCCAAGTTCGTCCGGGTCACCCCGATGAAGGCACGCCGCGTCATCGACACCATCCGCGGCAAGTCCGTGGAGGACGCCCTGGCACTGCTGCGCTTCGCGCCGCAGTCGGCTTCCGAGCCGATCGCCAAGGTTGTCGCCTCTGCTGCAGCTAACGCGGAGAACAACTTCGGCCTGGACCCCCGCACACTCGTCGTCTCAGAGGCTTTCGCCGATGAGGGGCCGACGCTCAAGCGGTTCCAGCCGCGCGCCCAGGGTCGGGCCTTCCAGATCCGCAAGCGCACCAGCCACATCACCGTGGTTGTCGAGAGCCAGAAGGGAAGTGCTCAGTAGTGGGCCAGAAGATCCAACCCCACGGCCTCCGGCTGGGTATCACTTCCGAGTGGCGCTCCCGCTGGTACGCCGACAAGCAGTACGCTGACTACCTCGCCGAGGACATCAAGATCCGCGAGTTCCTGTCGAAGGGCCTCGACCGCGCCGGCATCGCCGACGTCGTCATCGAGCGCACCCGCGACCGGGTCCGCGTGGACATCCACACTGCCCGTCCGGGCATCGTCATCGGTCGTCGTGGCTCCGAGGCCGACCGCATCCGCGGTCAGCTCGAGAAGCTGACCGGCAAGCAGGTGCAGCTGAACATCCTCGAGGTCAAGAACATCGATGCGAACGCTCAGCTGGTGGCACAGTCCATCGCCGAGCAGCTGAGCAACCGCGTGGCGTTCCGTCGCGCGATGCGCAAGGCCATCCAGTCCGCGATGCGTCAGCCCGAGGTCAAGGGAATCAAGGTCGTGTGCTCCGGCCGTCTCGGCGGTGCCGAGATGGGTCGCACCGAGCGCTACCACGAGGGTCGCGTTCCGCTGCACACCCTGCGCGCCGAGATCGATTACGGCACCTACGAGGCCCACACCACCTTCGGACGCATCGGCGTCAAGGTGTGGATCTACAAGGGTGACGTCGTCGGTGGCCGCCGTGAGTCCCTGCAGAACGCACGCGACGAGCGTCCGCGCCGCAACAACCGTGAGCGTCCGCGCCGCGGTGGTGCACGCCGCCAGCGCGCAGAGCAGAAGCAGGAGGGTTAACCCGTGCTTATCCCCAAGCGCACGAAGTACCGTCGCCAGCACCGCCCGCACCGCTCCGGTGTCTCCAAGGGCGGTAACCGGGTGACGTTCGGCGACTACGGCCTGCAGGCCCTGGAGCCGACCTACATCACCAACCGTCAGATCGAGTCCGCCCGTATCGCCATCAACCGCCACGTCAAGCGTGGTGGCAAGGTGTGGATCAACATCTTCCCGGACCGCCCCCTGACCCAGAAGCCGCTCGGCGTGCGTATGGGTTCCGGTAAGGGTCCCGTGGAGAAGTGGGTGGCAAACGTCAAGCCCGGCCGCATTCTCTTCGAGATGTCGTACCCGAACGAGGAGATCGCTCTCGAGGCGCTCCGTCGTGCCGGCAACAAGCTGCCCTGCAAGGTGCGCATCGTGAAGAAGGAGGATCAGTTCTGATGGCTACCGGAACCCCGGCTCACGAATTCCGCGAGCTCAACAACGAAGAACTGACCACCCGTCTCACGGAGGCGAAGGAAGAGCTGTTCAACCTGCGCTTCCAGTCCGCCACCGGTCAGCTGTCCAACAACCGTCGACTGGGCACCGTGAAGCGCGACATCGCCCGGATCTACACCGTCCTGCGCGAGCGCGAGCTCGGACTGTCCACCGTCCCCGGTGGTGACGACGCATAATGAGCGAGGCTACTGTGAGCAACGAGAACACCAAGGGCGCACGTAAGGTCCGCTCCGGATACGTGGTGTCCGACAAGATGAGCAAGACCATCGTGGTCGAGCTCGAGGACCGTAAGAGGCACGCCCTCTACGGCAAGATCATGCGTGCTAACTCCAAGGTCAAGGCGCATGACGAGAACGAGACCGCCGGAATCGGCGACCTCGTCCGTATCGAGGAGACCCGGCCGCTGTCCAAGGACAAGCACTTCCGGCTCGTCGAGATCATCGAGAAGGCCAAGTAGTCCCCGTCCGGGACACCTCGCCTTCCGACGCGACACCCCCGCCACCCCGGGTCTTCCCGGGTGGCGGGGGCTTTGTGCCTCCGGAGACAGCGAGCCCAACTGCCCGCCGTGACGTAGCAACCCCGTAGGTTGGCGCGACTGACCTCCGGGGTTGCTGTGTTGCGGCCTCAGACCGCCTGATCCTTCTTGCTGACCTTGCCCACGCCGGTAAACGGGAACTCCTCGACGATGTCGATGATGTCGGGCACAGCAAAGCTGGCAAGCCCCTGTTCCCTCACGTACTTCTTTAAGGCCGCCGGTTTCAGTGGGCTGGTGGCATTTTCCCGTGGGATGACCAGTGCACGCGTCTTTTCACCGAGGATGTCGTCTGGGACGCCGACGACAGAGACATCGTGCACTGCCGGATGGGTGAGCAGGACATTCTCGACGGCTTCGGGTGCGATCTTTTCTCCGCCGCGGTTGATCTGGTCCT
The genomic region above belongs to Corynebacterium glyciniphilum AJ 3170 and contains:
- a CDS encoding Asp23/Gls24 family envelope stress response protein, whose protein sequence is MSDNDSSNNSGKANTPAVQDDNSVDSELFTDHGRTSVADVVVSKIAGMAAREVSGVHGLGGGASRTIGALRERIPGGRVNVQQGISVEVGDRQAAVDISIVAEYGVAIHELAEAIRRNIILSVEEMTGLQVTEVNVIVHDVHLPEDHDDEDDEPEQSPRVQ
- the rpsJ gene encoding 30S ribosomal protein S10, whose translation is MAGQKIRIRLKAYDHEAIDASAKKIVETVTRTGARVVGPVPLPTEKNVYCVIRSPHKYKDSREHFEMRTHKRLIDILDPTPKTVDALMRIDLPASVDVNIQ
- the rplC gene encoding 50S ribosomal protein L3; translated protein: MSENEIKGILGKKLGMTQIFDEDNRVVPVTVVEAGPCVVTQVRTKDIDGYDAVQIAYGDIDPRKVNKPQAGHFKKAGVTPRRHVTELRVDDASAYEVGQDITAELFSEVNFVDVTGTSKGKGYAGAMKRHGFAGQGASHGNQAAHRRVGGIGACATPGRVFKGTRMAGRMGNERVTLQNLKVAKLDLESNLLLIKGAIPGVNGGIVTVKTAVKGGAHA
- the rplD gene encoding 50S ribosomal protein L4 codes for the protein MSNLTLNVQTADGATNGSVELPASIFDVEPSVPLMHQVVVAQLAAKRQGTHATKTRGDVRGGGRKPFRQKGTGRARQGSIRAPHYTGGGTVHGPQPRDYDQRTPKKMKAAALRGALTDRVRNERIHLVEELVAGQTPSTKAARTFIERLTDRKSVLVVLGREDVTAWKSANNLPNVHTLAFDQLNTYDVLNADDIVFSVEALNGFIAVADTAKAAAKEEAK
- the rplW gene encoding 50S ribosomal protein L23; translated protein: MSTIADPRDIIVAPVVSEKSYGLMEQNVYTFLVNPDSNKTQIKIAVEQIFGVKVASVNTLNRVGKRKRSRTGYGQRKATKRAMVTLVAGSDPIDIFGGATA
- the rplB gene encoding 50S ribosomal protein L2 — encoded protein: MAIRKYKPTTPGRRQSSVSEFDEITRSTPEKSLLRPLSKTGGRNVHGHITTRHKGGGHKRRYRVIDFRRNDKDGITAKVAHIEYDPNRTANIALLHYVDGEKRYIIAPRGLTQGTIVESGSGADIKPGNNLPLRNIPTGTTIHAVELKPGGGAKMARSAGASVQLLGKEGKYAILRMPSTEIRRVDIRCRATVGQVGNVDQINIRWGKAGRLRWKGVRPTVRGVVMNPVDHPHGGGEGKTSGGRHPVSPWGQPEGRTRKPNRPSDKLIVRRRRNNKNKKR
- the rpsS gene encoding 30S ribosomal protein S19; its protein translation is MPRSLKKGPFVDEHLLAKVDVQNDAGSKKVIKTWSRRSTILPDFIGHTFAVHDGRKHVPVFIDDSMVGHKLGEFAPTKTFKGHIKDDKKGRR
- the rplV gene encoding 50S ribosomal protein L22 — its product is MSDTAVNNARATAKFVRVTPMKARRVIDTIRGKSVEDALALLRFAPQSASEPIAKVVASAAANAENNFGLDPRTLVVSEAFADEGPTLKRFQPRAQGRAFQIRKRTSHITVVVESQKGSAQ
- the rpsC gene encoding 30S ribosomal protein S3, which produces MGQKIQPHGLRLGITSEWRSRWYADKQYADYLAEDIKIREFLSKGLDRAGIADVVIERTRDRVRVDIHTARPGIVIGRRGSEADRIRGQLEKLTGKQVQLNILEVKNIDANAQLVAQSIAEQLSNRVAFRRAMRKAIQSAMRQPEVKGIKVVCSGRLGGAEMGRTERYHEGRVPLHTLRAEIDYGTYEAHTTFGRIGVKVWIYKGDVVGGRRESLQNARDERPRRNNRERPRRGGARRQRAEQKQEG
- the rplP gene encoding 50S ribosomal protein L16 encodes the protein MLIPKRTKYRRQHRPHRSGVSKGGNRVTFGDYGLQALEPTYITNRQIESARIAINRHVKRGGKVWINIFPDRPLTQKPLGVRMGSGKGPVEKWVANVKPGRILFEMSYPNEEIALEALRRAGNKLPCKVRIVKKEDQF
- the rpmC gene encoding 50S ribosomal protein L29 — translated: MATGTPAHEFRELNNEELTTRLTEAKEELFNLRFQSATGQLSNNRRLGTVKRDIARIYTVLRERELGLSTVPGGDDA
- the rpsQ gene encoding 30S ribosomal protein S17 yields the protein MSEATVSNENTKGARKVRSGYVVSDKMSKTIVVELEDRKRHALYGKIMRANSKVKAHDENETAGIGDLVRIEETRPLSKDKHFRLVEIIEKAK